The Rickettsiales bacterium genomic interval ATATTCCTTTTCCTGAAGCTCTTGAAGCACAAGTCATATTGTATGCTGGAAACATAGGTGATTGGAAAACGGCTCACGATAATATTCAGCAACTTCAGACAAAGACACAACAAGAATACGAAGAATATATTGCTGAAACTCAAAGAATAATTAATGAAAAAGACGCGCTATTAATAGCAGCTAATAATATGCGGGATGCTGCTCTTAAAATTTCTGAAGAATTGCAACTCAAGTTCGAAGAGCAAGCCTTACAAAACGAGAAGCCTTTAAAAACAAGAGAACGGGATACATTGTTAAAACTCATTATTGGAATGGCCGTAAAAGGATATAGATATAATCCGGGCGCATCACGAAACAGTGCTATAGCGGAAATTGAAGATGATTTAATGATACTTGGCATTCCGGTAACAGACGACACAATCCGCACCTGGCTTGGTAAAGCAGGAGAACTTTTGCCCCAAGACGCAGAGGTTGCCTAAATTATAACCGAATTCGGGAACCGCTAAACCGAATTCGGTCACAAGCATTAGCAAACTTCCTAGGTTAGCACCGTTTTTAACCAAACGGAGTTAACCTTATGCATACCTCAACATACAATACCAGCCGTATATTACGTTTACCGGAAGTCATAAAACGTACTGGCTGGAAACGTTCTAGCATCTACGCACATGAAAAAGCAGGCCAGTTTCCCAAACGAGTCAAACTTGGCTTAAGAAGCGTCGGCTGGCTGGAATCCGAAATAGACGCATGGATAGAGAACCGGATTAAGACAAGCCGGGGCAACCAGTAAACGGAGTGCCCCATGAAGCGGATCAATACACGGCGCATTAAAGCAAAAGCGTCTTATTATCTTCAACCATTAGCGGACATGCTTGGCGTTCATGTGAACACCATTCACCGCTGGATCGAAGAAGGCTTGCCACGGATAGACGACGCTTATCCTTACATGGTATACGGGGAAGAGCTGATCGATTTTCTGAATGCACGCCAGCAAAGCAAGAAAATCCCCCTGCAACCAGATGAGTTTTTCTGTTGCCGCTGCCAGAAAGCAAGACGGGCTTGGGGAGGACTTGCTGATCTAATCCCATGTACATCCAAAACCGGAAACCTGAGAGCATTATGCCCCGAATGCGGAGGAACTTTGCATAAGCTGATCTCGCTACAAAAACAGCCGGAATTAGCAAAATATCTCGAAATTCATCCGCTGCCATACCCGGTATTAATACAATCCACCCATAACAGCGTAAATATTGAAACTAAGAAGGGATAAAAACATGACACGCTACAACGCAGAAAATGAGCGCATTAAAGAGAAGTATTTTACCTATGAATTGGAGGCCAACGGCAAGAGTAAAAAGACCGTGGAAAACATCCGCAAAGCTTTAACCCGATATGAGGAATTTACGGGGCATGCAAGCTTCAAACTGTTTAACGACACCTGCGCCGTGGAATTTAAAGCCCATCTCCTGAAAGCCCAAAACAAACACGGTAAGCCCTTAAGCGCTTCCACCATTGCCCATACCCTGCTTCCGCTAATGGATTTCCTGAAATGGCTAGCCGTGCAGCCCAGTTATAAATCCCGTATACAATATGCAGATATTAATTACCTAAAGCTGAAAGATAAAGACCGTCGCAGCCTGCAACCCGTTACCCTGAAGCAATACCCCAGCTCTGCACAGATAAAAGCCGTGCTTGCTGCCATGCCAAACAATACAGACATAGAAAAGCGCAATAAAGCCATTATTGCATTTGTGTTCGCTACTGGTGTCCGGGATGGTGCGTTAATTACCCTAAAGCTGAAACACTTAAACATAGTTAAAAAGCAACTGGTGCAGAATCCTAAGGAAGTAGACACCAAGTTCGGCAAACACATCTATACCCGCTTTTATCCTGTGGGAGAGGATATCCACCAGATCATTACTGACTGGGTTTCATACATACGGGAGGTAAAACTATTTACCGATAATGACCCGCTCTTCCCCAAGGAAGAACTGATCCATGATGAAGAAATGGGATTTAAAGGCGGCACGCTCTCGCATGAACACTGGAAAAGCGCCAGCACTGTACGAGGCATTTTTAAGCAAGCATTTGCTAAAGCCACCCTACCCTATTACTCACCACACCGTTTCCGGGACACGCTTTCCGCCATTGGCCGGGAAGTCTGCACTACCACAGAAGAGCAAATGGCCTGGGCACGTAACATGGGACATGAAAACCCAGGCACGACTTTTATAACATATGGTGGTTTCACCCCTGAACAGCAGTTTGCGGCAATTGAACGGATTGGAAACAACGCCGGACAAGTTGAGAGGCTCATTGATGCTAATGCAATTGCAGAGGCTGTGGCAAAAAGGCTAGGAAAATAGAATCGATACAATTACTGGTTGATATGCTTTTTGTTTACCTATAGCGTGCTAATTCAAACACTACACTTAAAACACCATCTGAGCAAGCATAGGGATACCTTGAAGAAAACAAAAATATCTTCTATTGGCGAATTACTCGATCATGTGGACTTTCTGAGAAAAGAATGGGCTCCAGTAAATGAGGATGAACTCTGGTTCCGTGGAGAGAGTCAAGAATATCCTGATACTTTTCTACGCCCAGAGTTGTATCGTCCACAACGGGATAACCAAGGTAAGAACCTACCATTGAAAAAGATTAATGAGCTTCTCAATATAGAGAATGACTTATACAAAGAGTTTCAGCGATGCTCGCTTCAATTGCTAACTGAAGGCAACTTGACAGATGATTGGGACTGGAATGCATATTTCTTGATGCAGCATCATTCTGCTCCAACTCGTTTGTTAGATTGGTCAGATGGTGCATTAATGGCTTTGCACTTCGCGGTACGTAATCGAAATGATGATGATAAAGATGCCGTTGTATATGTACTTGCATCAGACAAGTTATTTGGAGAAATAGATAAAACAGCAGAGGTAAGGAAGGCTGAAGAGCGATGCAAGAAATATGTAAAGAAGCACCCTGAAGTAACTACTGCTGCAGATGATTATGCTGTTTTTTACTTACCTGAAGAGGATGGCAGTGATGAACGACGCTATCTTCCTAAAGCTCCTTGTGTCCTAATCTTTGATCATATTACCCGTCGCGTTGCTGCACAACGCAG includes:
- a CDS encoding site-specific integrase, with translation MTRYNAENERIKEKYFTYELEANGKSKKTVENIRKALTRYEEFTGHASFKLFNDTCAVEFKAHLLKAQNKHGKPLSASTIAHTLLPLMDFLKWLAVQPSYKSRIQYADINYLKLKDKDRRSLQPVTLKQYPSSAQIKAVLAAMPNNTDIEKRNKAIIAFVFATGVRDGALITLKLKHLNIVKKQLVQNPKEVDTKFGKHIYTRFYPVGEDIHQIITDWVSYIREVKLFTDNDPLFPKEELIHDEEMGFKGGTLSHEHWKSASTVRGIFKQAFAKATLPYYSPHRFRDTLSAIGREVCTTTEEQMAWARNMGHENPGTTFITYGGFTPEQQFAAIERIGNNAGQVERLIDANAIAEAVAKRLGK
- a CDS encoding FRG domain-containing protein, with amino-acid sequence MKKTKISSIGELLDHVDFLRKEWAPVNEDELWFRGESQEYPDTFLRPELYRPQRDNQGKNLPLKKINELLNIENDLYKEFQRCSLQLLTEGNLTDDWDWNAYFLMQHHSAPTRLLDWSDGALMALHFAVRNRNDDDKDAVVYVLASDKLFGEIDKTAEVRKAEERCKKYVKKHPEVTTAADDYAVFYLPEEDGSDERRYLPKAPCVLIFDHITRRVAAQRSQFIVFGKNPNWLADKSQKPNSYIKPIIIDKKARPKIRRQLRDAGVTESVIFPDLDGLGRELRQLWEDKKTPSK
- a CDS encoding AlpA family transcriptional regulator, with the translated sequence MHTSTYNTSRILRLPEVIKRTGWKRSSIYAHEKAGQFPKRVKLGLRSVGWLESEIDAWIENRIKTSRGNQ